Genomic DNA from Callospermophilus lateralis isolate mCalLat2 chromosome 11, mCalLat2.hap1, whole genome shotgun sequence:
AATAACAATAAAGGGTATCTTGTAGCATCTCGTACATCCCAGATTTTCAGGAATGATCTGAAGTCAGGGAAGGGATGCCTCTGAGGGGAGTGGCCTTCTCTAGAGAAGTTAAATGTTCCTTTTGAGGTTTGACCTTCTTCTCTAGTTATGGCCTGGCTCCCTCTGCTCCTGGGACCATAATGGATGGGATGTTGCCGTATTACCAGCTCTGATCCTATCCAGCTGGTCCTACTTTTTAGAAGGACCCACACCTGGAACAGTCAACAGAGGCTTGCAGGGCAAAGTCACCTTCCAGTTGCTGAAGCTCAGCTCTTGAGGAAGCAGAGGGGAGGCAGGAGATACCTGGACAGAGGGTGCTGGGGAGACCATCCAGCGAGGGCCCCTGCAGCACTTCTCATGGGAAACGTCATTCTGGCCAACAGCTGACAATTATGAGTCTTCCAAGTGAGCTACAAGCTAATCCAATTGTCAAGCTGGAACTGGCTAGAGACAAACAGGAAGTAGAAATAAAACAAGGAGTGGTTTACTTGTGTACTTTCTGTCTGTGACTTAGCCAGAGTCTGAGTTCTGTGGTTCCCCAACTATTGCTCATTATCAGCAGGAATCTGGAAGTTGGCTGGAGGGAGAGACCAGGGTATGGAAGATATTCAGGAAACTTGTTGAAAAACCATCAAAGGAGGAGCTATGGCCTAAGGTAAATAGATATTACTGAGTGATATAAAAATGGGTTAAAAGGAAGTGGACTTACTGAGTGATATAAAAATGGGTTAAAAGGAAGTGGAATGCAGTCTGGGTGGGACTCAGACTTCTCTGCATGCCAAGGGGATGAAAGAGTGAGGTGACAGTTAAGCTGATACTTTGAGGTGATGGAGAGTCAAGAAAAATAGATACCTGCCTACACCATGGGATATGCCAGAAATAACAGGGTTTCCTTGTTTAGCCTTGgtcccccaaataaacacaacCTTGAAAATTTCTATGCTTTATTGATTCCTTATGTCTGAAAGGAAATGTTAGGACATAGGCTGTGACCTTTGTGAATATGATGATCAAGTATACCGTCACTGGTTCACACTGAACAGCTGTCATATACTTGGTGATGCAAATAAATTTGCAGTTTCTCCCCCTTTGTATCCTCTCCATCACATAACTGTTGAATTGTTGGGGTCTCCTTTGGCTAGCAGCTCCTTCTCAAGTCTTAACTCCCTTACAAATCTTTGCCAGTAATTTCTCCTCTTTGATAAGATCATTTGgtctctaggttttttttttttctataaggcATAGCCAGCACTCAGGAGGCTCAAAACCAAGCCCACTTGAAAGCAATGAGTCACTGTGACTCACAAGTGGACTCTCTTGTCATGGAGACTATAAAAAGGGCTCAGGGATTCATCCAAAAAATCGccctgggctgtagctcagagagGGGTATCAACAGGGGAAGGAGATGATCTGCAGTTAGGAAAGCACAATGATGAAGGACGTGGCAGGGCAGCCTTGGGCAGTAGTGCAGACACAAAACCCAGTatggctgggcacggtggcacacacctataatcccagctgctcaggaggctgagtcaggaggatagcaagttcaaatccagcctcagcaatttagcaaggccctgtctcaaaataagaaataaaaaggattggtgaTCTAGTTCAGTGGTTTagcccccctgggttcaaacccagtaTGGAAGAAATCACATCCTAATAAAACAAGACCTTTCTCCTGAGCCTTTCAAGTTCCGTTTCTTAAATGGGACATTGGTTTGGACTGAGCTCCTACACTAGGTCTACCAGACCAAACTAGGTGGAGTTGTTCATGCTAAAGTTACACTTCACCAGGTCAAAACTAAGAAAACCAGGAGAGAGATGATAGCCAAATTTCTAAACAACCCACGTTTAGCCTGCATACATACTTCTCtcctttttaacctttacaagaaAATAGCTTTGAAACAACCAATCTGTTTCTCATCTGTCCTTGCCTTCCTTAGTTCTTTCTCATCCGGGCTCGGCTCATCAGAACACTCACTATTTTATGGGATGAGATGTTGCCCCATTCGAGAATTATAAATAAAAGTCAATTTAGATCTTCAAATTTGTTGTAATTTTGCCTTTTGACAGAACCAATAAAAACAGACTCAAATACAGCAAGACAGAATGAAATACAAAAGGAAGTttgcaaagctagggaaacaggatAATTATGACCCTTCAGAATCAACAAACTAGAAACAGCAAGGAATGGCTTGGAAAATGGCCAAGATGAACTCCTCAGCTCTTAAGACCATTATACCATGGTTCTCAACCTGCTGACCCAGGACGGGCTGCAGCAGCAGCATTActaggaacttgttagaaatgcaaatttggGGCCTACCCTAGGCCTACTGTATCCGAAACTATCGGGTGGGAACAGTGATAATGCCTACCAGTTCCATATGTAATCACGATGCCTGCTAAAATCTGATATGTCCTTTTCTTTCAGGCTACAGATGGCAAAATGGCTCTGCTCCAGTGTCTGGAATGAGACATCTTTCTCCCAGGGAGATTCTAGTGGACATTTCTTCTCAACCACAGAAATAGAATCCGACCACATCTGAATTCACTTGTTCCTTCcaccaacatttattaaataTCAAGCCATGAAGAAGACGTTCACCAGTTTTGCACGACTTTGTCATGGACTAGCTggccttgtggctcagtggcatctGGAGGCAGGAGGGCCAAATAGACAGGGGTCTCTGCTCCCTCCTCCACCGTCCTGGAGCCTTGGTCCCCGGCCATGTCTGTTTTCACCCATCCAGGGCAGCAGGCATTAAGCAGAATCCGGTCGGCTTTTCTCTTTTCATCCAGCTGCCGGGCCAGGATTCTCGATAAGACTGTGACCCCCAACTTGGACACCCCATAAGCCGAATTGGGCCAGCCTTCCCTCTCGTGTACCTCATTTCTTGTGTCCTCCACAAACTTTTTCATGAGGTCCACCAGATCCCCCTCGGTAAGTGTGTCACATCGGAACTTTTCCTGCAGATCCTCACTGCAGTTTTCAAGAGCTTTCGAACCCTGTAAACTGCTGATATTCACCACTCTCCCTGGAACAGAGGAATAGAAATGGAAGCACATCACAAAGCAGCACTGGTCAGCTGAAGACACCCAGCAACAACCGAGGCACGGTACAGGTTTAATGGCTGAAAAACATCAAAAAGCAACTCTAGAAGGCATAAAATCTCTGTGGGGGTGGGGCAGTGTGTGTGTGAAGGGGTTATACATTTATTTGGGCTCCTGTTCTCCCAAATGGAAGAAAGAACACAGCTCCGTCAAGAATAGGTTTTCCCTTCTGCAGCAATTCTCCATGAAATGGTGGAACTGTCATCTGTAGCAGACTCACTGGACAATTTTATAAAACAGCTTCCTTCGACACATATGCTGCAAGAGCCTGCTTTCTGAGGGACCGTACCCTCATTTTGCATCTCAGCTCCCAGTGCCCTCGGTTGGCACATTTCTAGGGCCTCAGGCAGTCACTTCTATCCTGGGTACCTAAATCAGGATCAAGTGATGGCAGGGAATACCACTGTCCTTAGTGCCAGGCATGTCCACAAGTGGAGCAGGTTAATTATTCATCCTGGTCCTGATTTCTGATTAATTGTTAGTCTCTAGTTAATAAGAATATGGTATGAGTCATTAAACTAATATGAATTAATATTCATGTTGATTATAATTCACAACTGCTAAAGAGACAGTTGTGCCCATGAAAGCCAATATGCAGGCCAGCACCCATTCAATAATCTGAAGCATTGCTGGAAACCTGAAAACCAGCCAACACGAATTTGCACATCTTATCCACCAACCAAATCCACCTATCTTGGagtgttcttttctttatttattttttatttttatttcttggtaccagggattgaacccaaggttgttttaccacggagctacatccccagtcctttttattttttgttttgagacagggtcttgctaagttgctgagggtctccctaaattgctgagactatttgtgatcttcctatttcagcctcccaaatggctggggttacaggtatgtgtcaccatgcccaactTGGGAGTTATTTTCTTACATGCTGTTCTGAATTCACATTCTCTACATCAGTGGCATCCACCCCAGGTGCACATTTGGGGTGGGTGGACCACTTTGAGGGCCCTGTTTATGGAGATACCCTCAGTCTCTCCTTGAACACCAACATCACACTCATCCTACAGGTATGTGTGATTCTTCAGTCTGTCCTTCATTCTTTccctctctcatttttttatgGTGATACATACTTCTTTCCTAAATTTTGAAAACTAATGAGAAGTTGCAAAATGTTCAGCAAAGCCCATACATACATTTTTCACCTGAGTTCACTGATGATTAACGTTTTGCCCCATTTTCTTTCTCCATCTCTCCTTTTCTCCATGTTGCAGAAATTTAAACCCTTTCAAATATTTTAGTGTTTAAGTGATTCTTGTGTTGGTATGGGATTGGTTCCAGGGCCTGACAGATACCAAATATACATATGCTCAAGTCCCATCTATAAAATGCATAGTATTTCCAGATAACTTAAGAGATTCTACCATAGGCTTTAAGTGGTCTCTAGCTTATTCATAATCCCCAATactatgtaaatgctatgtaaatcatTGTATTATttaggaataatgacaaggaaaaaaggtcTGAACAGTTTCAATACAGATACTATGTTTTACAAATTGCAAATATTCTCAGTCCATAGTTGTTGAATCCCCACCTATAGAACCAGAGGTACAGAGCCTGACTGTGTGGTAACAGGCCTTCCCCACCAGAAGCACAGCATGATTGCACTCACACTGTTGTACAACCCTGTTATCTCCAGTGGCATGCATGTTCAAATGTCCCCAGCCATTCCACATAATGCTACtttatagtttttgtttgttttaatccaAGATACAATGTGGGATTTTGGACTGCATGTAGTTGTCATCGCtctctctaagtatttttttttagttgtagatgaacacaatacctttatttatttatttatttttatgtggtgctgaggatcaaacccaggacctcacacgtgctaggcaagtgctccaccactgagccccagccccagcccctgtagtTGTCATATCTTTTTAACCCATTTTTGTCTAGATTAGTCGATAATGACCTTTCTTTTGAAGACTCCAGTTCATTATTTTGCAGTATTTCCCCCAATTTGGATTGGTCTGATTTTCTTATAACTaaatttatttcaatatttttggCAAGAATACTACATTGGTGATGAATTCCTCATTGCTTTCTATACAGCTTTGTTCTCTATACTCAGCTGCTTGAGGAATGACATTTACtggggaaggaagaaagagaagaaacaaaCTACAGGAGCCACTCAAAGCCTTCCAGGAAATGCAAACCCTTCTACAGAAGAGGGGTCCTCTTTGATCTAAGGGAATACCTTTGAGAGAGGCTGGGTGATAATGCAGGAACCTAGTCAACAGATGGGTCTAATTCTGAGGAGAACTGCACCCCACCCTCATCTGAAGTCCAGGTGACCTTGTTGGTCCTGAAACAGCCTCATTCTAGAAGGAGTGGGCAAGTAGCTCCCTCTAGTGGCTCAAAGGTTGCTTAGCCAATTTACTCAGAATCAAACAAGCAAACCAAAggctttttaaacttttaaatgcATTTTAGAGCTAAACAAAGAGACATTAGGAACTAGCAATGCTCAATATTTACCTTCTGGTAAACACCAGATTTACTAAAAATCACAAATATTAGCATTTTGTAAACTAGAGATTCCCACTTTGGAAACTGACTGAAGATAGAGATTCACCTGCTCTGGATTAATTTTTAAACCCCATTCTCCCCCGAGTCTCCCATTGTCTTTCAAAATGGCTTGGTTTATAATCATTTGACACTCTAATTCCTATTTCACTAGCACAGGTTATCCTAATTTGATTGAGTAGTGAAATCAAGAAATTAGGAGACATTTTCCAAATCCATGAATACGTGTATGTGTTCAGTTCTTTTGGCTTCAATTCCCCTCTCAGGAAAGTGGAGGTGAAGCAACGCAAGGCTTCTTCAGCAATTTTCAGCTCTTAA
This window encodes:
- the LOC143409894 gene encoding carbonyl reductase [NADPH] 3-like; translation: MSSCSRVALVTGANKGIGFAIARELCRQFSGDVVLTARDEAWGRAAVQQLQAEGLSPRFHQLDIDDLQSIRALRDFLRKEYGGLNVLVNNAGIAFKMDDPTPFDIQAEMTLRTNIFATRNVCTELLPIMNPHGRVVNISSLQGSKALENCSEDLQEKFRCDTLTEGDLVDLMKKFVEDTRNEVHEREGWPNSAYGVSKLGVTVLSRILARQLDEKRKADRILLNACCPGWVKTDMAGDQGSRTVEEGAETPVYLALLPPDATEPQGQLVHDKVVQNW